The Syntrophorhabdaceae bacterium genome has a segment encoding these proteins:
- a CDS encoding TRAP transporter large permease subunit, with product MGYDPIWACIMVSLTVCVGSVIPPVAMCVFVVRNITKVPMSIIYAGVYPFLIALIICILLFFAFPDLILYLPSVFMK from the coding sequence CCATGGGGTACGATCCGATCTGGGCCTGCATCATGGTCTCCCTCACCGTCTGTGTGGGATCGGTTATCCCGCCGGTGGCCATGTGCGTCTTTGTGGTACGGAATATCACCAAGGTGCCGATGAGCATAATTTATGCGGGTGTATACCCCTTCCTCATCGCACTCATTATCTGTATCTTGTTGTTCTTCGCCTTCCCGGACCTCATTCTCTATCTGCCAAGCGTATTCATGAAATAG